From the Cucurbita pepo subsp. pepo cultivar mu-cu-16 chromosome LG05, ASM280686v2, whole genome shotgun sequence genome, one window contains:
- the LOC111795716 gene encoding phosphoglycerate mutase-like protein 4, with product MAESDFSYVNPAVAEIVVIRHGETAWNAEARIQGHLDVELNEVGRQQAVAVANRLAKERKISAVYSSDLKRALETAQIIATTCAIPEVIKDPDLRERNLGDLQGLVYHEAIMTNPQAAAALKSRRTDQTIPGGGESLDQLYQRCTSSLQKIGNNHRGERVVVVTHGGTIRALFKRSHPRGIGGKILNTSVNIFHLSDGEEWKVKSWGDVSHLNQTDYLQSGFGGDKHSG from the exons ATGGCCGAGTCGGATTTCAG CTATGTCAACCCAGCAGTTGCTGAAATTGTTGTGATAAGGCACGGTGAAACAGCTTGGAATGCCGAAGCAAGAATTCAG gGACACCTGGATGTAGAATTAAATGAAGTGGGGCGACAGCAAGCAGTTGCA GTTGCTAACCGTCTGGCCAAGGAGAGGAAAATCTCTGCTGTATACTCTTCTGACTTAAAAAGAGCTCTTGAAACTGCGCAAATAATTGCAACTACATGTGCTATTCCAGAG GTTATTAAAGATCCTGACTTGAGGGAAAGAAACTTGGGAGATCTTCAAGGTCTCGTGTATCATGAAGCAATCATGACAAATCCTCAAGCTGCTGCAGCTTTAAAATCTCGCCGTACAGATCAAACAATTCCg GGTGGTGGAGAAAGTCTTGACCAACTTTACCAGCGTTGCACATCTTCATTgcaaaaaattggaaataacCATAGAG GCGAGCGAGTCGTTGTGGTCACTCATGGCGGTACTATACGAGCGCTGTTTAAGCGATCTCATCCTCGCGGTATTGGAGGCAAGATACTGAATACATCTGTGAATATATTTCACTTGTCTGATGGGGAGGAATGGAAGGTAAAATCATGGGGTGATGTTAGCCACCTTAACCAGACGGATTATTTACAGTCTGGGTTTGGAGGAGATAAACATTCTGGTTAG